One Helianthus annuus cultivar XRQ/B chromosome 7, HanXRQr2.0-SUNRISE, whole genome shotgun sequence genomic region harbors:
- the LOC110883456 gene encoding uncharacterized protein LOC110883456: MSVIKSMSLSFVDNMSNLSKLEFTALDISGNNYLPWTLDAKIHLTANNLGETINVDNQTSPQNKAKAMIFLRHHLHEDLKREYLTVEDPLELWTNIKERFDHQKLVLLPKARYEWLHLRLQDFKTVSEYNSALFRITSELKLCGEKITDENMLEKTFSTFHASNMLLSQQYRERQFTKYSELISCLLVAEQNNKLLLQNHQSRPAGASPFPEANMANYQSGRGRGRGRDPSRGRGRGRGRGRGYTWHRESQNTKNSGGESSRHNTGRHSKGKNSGTRNNICYKCGMSNHWSRTCHTPKHLVEAYQRMMKEKGKNAETNLIENAHSATISDVHMDACDFIENVRDV, translated from the coding sequence ATGTCTGTTATTAAAAGCATGTCTCTTTCCTTTGTAGATAATATGTCGAACTTATCAAAGCTTGAATTCACCGCACTTGACATCTCGGGTAATAACTACCTCCCGTGGACTCTTGATGCTAAAATCCATTTGACGGCAAATAATTTGGGGGAGACAATTAATGTTGATAATCAAACCTCACCTCAAAATAAAGCGAAAGCTATGATATTCCTCCGCCATCATCTTCACGAAGATCTAAAGCGGGAATATCTAACTGTTGAGGATCCTCTTGAACTATGGACAAATATCAAAGAACGttttgaccaccagaagttggtctTACTCCCCAAAGCCCGCTATGAATGGCTTCATTTACGACTACAGGATTTTAAGACTGTTAGTGAGTATAATTCTGCCCTGTTCCGCATTACCTCTGAACTTAAATTATGTGGTGAGAAAATTACCGATGAAAACATGCTTGAAAAAACTTTCTCAACGTTCCATGCCTCAAATATGCTCCTGTCGCAGCAATACAGGGAACGTCAATTTACTAAGTATTCTGAATTGATATCATGTCTTCTGGTCGCGGAGCAAAACAACAAGCTCCTACTACAAAATCATCAATCGCGACCTGCTGGTGCAAGCCCATTCCCTGAAGCGAATATGGCCAATTATCAAAGCGGACGAGGTAGAGGTAGAGGCCGCGACCCCAGCAGaggtcgtggtcgtggtcgtggtcgaGGACGGGGATATACATGGCATCGAGAGTCCCAGAACACTAAAAATAGCGGTGGTGAATCGAGTCGACATAATACGGGACGACATTCAAAAGGGAAAAATAGCGGGACTCGAAATAACATTTGTTATAAATGTGGGATGTCAAATCATTGGTCCCGcacatgtcacacccctaaacACCTCGTTGAGGCATATCAACGCATGAtgaaagaaaaaggaaagaatgCTGAAACTAATCTAATTGAGAATGCACATTCAGCCACGATATCAGACGTTCATATGGATGCATGTGATTTCATTGAAAATGTTCGTGATGTTTAA